One Silene latifolia isolate original U9 population unplaced genomic scaffold, ASM4854445v1 scaffold_238, whole genome shotgun sequence genomic window carries:
- the LOC141638948 gene encoding cytochrome P450 71A6-like: MKYLKAVIKETLRLHPPIPLLVPRESTQDLKIKGYDIASKTMVIINAWVIQRDLDIWEEPEVFRPERFLDSSVDFKGQDFELIPFGGGRRICPGITFAMTSNELVLVNLVYKFNWSLPEGALSDTLDMSEGTGLTIRMKYPLLATATSYTC, encoded by the coding sequence ATGAAGTACTTAAAAGCAGTGATCAAGGAGACTCTGCGACTACACCCACCAATCCCTCTACTAGTTCCTCGCGAATCAACACAAGACCTGAAGATAAAAGGCTATGACATCGCCTCCAAAACAATGGTCATTATCAACGCTTGGGTGATTCAGAGAGACCTGGATATATGGGAGGAACCAGAGGTGTTCCGTCCAGAGAGGTTCTTGGACTCCTCTGTTGATTTTAAGGGGCAAGACTTTGAATTGATTCCATTTGGAGGTGGTAGAAGGATATGCCCAGGAATAACATTTGCAATGACCAGCAATGAACTCGTACTGGTTAATCTTGTTTACAAGTTCAATTGGTCATTGCCGGAGGGAGCCCTGAGTGACACATTGGACATGTCTGAAGGTACTGGTCTTACTATCCGTATGAAATATCCGCTTCTTGCTACTGCTACGTCCTATACTTGCTAG